A segment of the Ochotona princeps isolate mOchPri1 chromosome 16, mOchPri1.hap1, whole genome shotgun sequence genome:
CTCGGCTTGCATCTACCTGTGTCTGCTCTTTCAACTttgtacaaaacaaaacagcttccTGTGTAATTTGACTCAGGAAAAACCGGCTATTCCAACATATGTGGAATAGCTGATTGCTTCTATCTTGGTTGTTCCAATGTCAGTTTAATGAGCTAAGCAACAAATGAATATGCCAGTTTATGCTATCACAGATCCACTGACGTACCACCAGACTTGCTTGTTGGGTACACCGAGAGGAAAGTGACTGTCATGACTAATGTTTGTGAAGTCAGGGCCTTTGCTCATTgcgatgactgcaatggcctcaCTGTTTTACTCACTTGCACTGTGTGCCTGGGGTAGTATTGGATCATCTTATTAATGCTTTGAGTGTATCCTTCTGCAAAATATAAACACTGAGGTCTAAGGATTTCTTAGAGGCTGAAATCTATTTTGTGTTTGTGTCTTGCTcatctttaaatgtttaaaataatattctcataaaaatttaaacaatggggcccagcagcgtggcctagtggctaaagtccttgccttgaacgccccgggatcccatatgggcaccggttctaatcccggcagctccacttcccatccagctccctgtttgtggcctgggaaagcagttgaggacagcccaaagctttggggccttgcaccgcgtgggagacctggaagaggttcatggttgccggcttcggatcggcgcagcactggccattgcgctcacttggggagtgaatcattggatggaagatcttcctctctgtctctcctcctctctgtatatctgactttgtaataaaaataaataaatcttaaaatagcagagaacatcaatacctttaaaaaaattcctaatCGCTTTTGAAAGTCTTCTAGTTCggaattatttttaagaagaaaggaaagggcccggcatgatggcctagtggctaaagtccttgtcttgaatgcaccgggattccatatgggcgccggttctaatcctggcagctccacttcccatccagctccctgtttgtggcctgggaaagcagttgaggaccgcccaaagccttgggacacagcatccgtgtaggagacctgtaggaagttcctggctcctggctttggatcggtatagcactggcctgttgcattcacttggtgagtgaatcatcggacagaagatcttcctctctatctgtcctctctgtttatctgactttgcaactaaaaaaaagaaatctgtgaaaagaaagattcatttttattggaaaggtagatttacagagagaagaagagacagagagaaagatttgtcctctggttcactctccaagtggccacaatggccagagctgagccgatccagacccaggagtttccttcaggtctcctatgtgggtgctgaggcccaagaacttgggccgtcttcctaagccacaagaagggaagtgaatgggaagtggtgtagctgggacactaaccagcatccatatggggtcccagtgcttgtaaggcaacgatttagccactgagccatcacaccaggtcttggtgtttttattattatttttattcaataaaATGCTGGCCAGTTTTTCTATCCACATTTTACTGCTAGTGTTTTTGCAGCAGTGCAAACCACAGCTTAAGATTTTGGAAAATGTTTACCTAAGTCGGATAGCCAAACATTAGGTAGGGACCAGACCCGAACCTGTACTTATGCTCTAGCAGTATTTGTtgtatttgtttacatatttatttgtttcatgtacttgaaaggtaaagcaacacacacacacacacacacacacacacacagagtttccatctgctacttcattccccaaaagcccacaacgGCGAGGATTGGACcagagcaaagccaagagccaggaactccagccagatcTGCCACGTGGTTGgctggggtccaggcacttgagccatcacctgctgcttccaaggaTGCATTGGCAGAAGTCgggtcagaagcaaagcagccagagcCCAACcggcattccaacatgggatgtaggCGCCTGGGGTCATGGCCACCTGCCCCAGctgataaaaatcaaacaaaaaatcgATTGTTATCTACTGAAAAGGGTTTGCAGAaagtggaagtggaagaaagaatGCATTCACGGTCTCCGAgtcaagctttttcttttcttccggTTCATTAGTTGTgcaacaaatacatatatacacagctATTTTAGAAAAATCATAGTAGTAACTCAAACGCAAATACAACCATGTTTGTTTCCATTTAAATTACTCATGTTCACGTTGCTCTGAAACTTTGGGATGAATGGGAACGTAAGATTTCGTCAAATCTCCCTACTAAATCTAGATACTTCCCGCTGTGCTAATCCCCTTCCTCCTCTCGTTTCCCATAAGCTTTCGGGTCTGGTATCGCCTCACTCTTCGGGACTGGATAACCCCGGGATCCCCCGAGGCTCCCCAAGGAGAGGGAGGCTTCACTGGCCAGGGCCGGAAGTCCAGGAAATGGGGGTCGCTGATGGCCACGCCCCAGGCGCTGCTTCGGAACCCCCAGAATTTAATGCGGTGTAAAGATCGCGGGGTCCCTGTGGGGTCAGGGTGTGGACACCCGAACACCGGTCCATGCACAGGACCAGGTCCCAGGTCCCAGGTGCTGCTGTCCGTTGTTTTTTCCCACCGGAGGTCCGAGGGaacagccccctcccctccctgggagCTGTCGCTCTCCCGGCCCGCGCCGTGACGTAACTTTTCTGCGCCGGGGGCGGGCCGCGCGACGCCATCTCCGCGCGCCCGGCTAGGGGTGGGGGGGCGCTGGGTGTGGGGCGGCTCCGGGGCCGGGGATGGCGGCGGCCGCGGGTGCGGCGGCTCCGGGACGAACAGGAGAAGCCCTGGGAGCGCTGTGAGATGGGCCGGTGAGTGTCGTCAGGTAGGGGTGGCCGGCAGGCTGGCCATGGTGAGGTCAGGCAGGCCTAAGCTCGGAGCTCCAGAGGAAGTGGCCCCCCGAGCAGCCCGTTGCTTCGCCGGGCCGGGGCCGAGAACCGCGGGAGGACGGAGTTGGCGAAAAGAGGCCGCGCCTAGACCCTCGGCCCGCTCCCCTACGCCACAGCCTGGAGGGCGGCGCGCTCCCCCAACTCCCCCGGCTGGGTGTCCGTGGGCCCGAGTGTCCCGAGTCTGCGAGCGGGAAGGGGCCGCCCAGCAAGGAAGCGTCGCCTGCCGGGGGCCTCGCCCCTGCAACCCTGGCTTGAGGTGGCGACCCCCTTCCCCCAGTCCCTGGAAACGCACAGTTCCCATTTGGTGTCCTGCCCCTGTCGGAGCACGGAGTGCGGGATCACGGGAAGACgtcaccctccctcccccaggtcCTTCCAAGCTTCTCCCAGTCtgtcaggttcctggctcctcctgactGCGTCGGCAGCTCGCAGCACAGTTGGGGTGACAGGCTGAGTCTCTGTACCCCCGTTCCCCCCATTTGAGAAAGTTCTCCCAGTCATCCGGAGGCTGAAACGTGTGCTGCGTCTTGCAAGTCCGGCGGGCGCCCGGGCTTGTTACTCATCTCTCCCGCACACTTTTTTCGGGGGACTTCTCCTTGTTACTGTGTTTGCTAACCTCTGGCTGACCAAAATGCGGGTTAGCTTTCATGTGTTAGTtgcagagagcaagcaagcatcGTTTTGGGATTGTGAGGTGTGTGCACGGTTTTTGTGGGGGGCAATGAACAGCTTTTCTTACTGAAGGGGATGCGTGATTGGTGCCTGCTGTATATTTGCGGGGTTAGGAATTCGTTTCCCTTGGTGCCCTATCTTCTCTTTGGTATGTGAGGCTGTGCCAGTCTTTGGAGATGAATGTTGCTTCCGTTTGCGTGAAGGCTTGCCGCGTTCAGTAGCGTCTGGACAGGGCGGCCGGGGTACTCCTCAGGACCTCGGTCCCTGTTTTCAGTGGCAGTGGCCGCCTTCTTGCACACCGTCCCTTTCTGGCAAGTGTCGTTTCACGGAGGAATAGTCTGTGATGCTGCCTGAGGATCAAGGTGACGTTTTCAGTTTCCATCATATCCGATTCAGTTCTTTGAACGTTGTCACATAGAAAATTTTTACACACAGACGCTAGCCCgatttttagaatctggaaaagTGTTAATAAGGCTTCCCCCCCCGGGGTGACTCCCCTTGACCTCTTTTTATGCCCCAGAAACATAAAGAATTCTTGCTGCACTAGTGCAGCTCTTCTCATCTAAATAACCTTCAACCCTGAGGGGCCATAAAAGGCTAAATTCTGTGAGGTGGGTTTTCATTGCTATCCTTTGCTAACACGGGGACAATCCTAAGTTTTTGTGCATTTGACTGAACGTTGACTTGGAGGTAAAGGTAACCTGTGGGGAATAAGCACCAATGGGATGACGATGCTGTTAAGGAAGAGTGGTGACGTTGGATAGCTGGACATTCCCCCCAGCACCGCCCCGGGGATGTCAGATTAGGACTTACATATGACCTTTTCCCCCTTCACCTGCCCTTGCACTCTGCACCAGCGGCTCTGACCTCTGGTGCAGagaagtgactgcaacggctggtactgcgccgatctgaagccaggagccaggagcttctaggtctcccacacgggtgcagggtcccaaagctttgggccatccgcaactgctttctcagggcaccagcagggagctggctgggaagcgggccaccaggattagaaccagtgaccatacgggatcccggcacatgcaaggcgaggactttaaccattacgctattgcaccgggccgaCGCTGGGCCTTTCTGCAGTGACTCTGGAGAGGTCAGTCAGACTCCTGCTCACTCTCTCTTTGTTGCTGTCTTCCAGGCTCCCAGGCCACCCGGGAGGACAGGAACTACAGCTGCTCGGAAGCCCCCAGGGGAGCTCAGGTAATGTAGGCACTTTGGATTCCTTGTGCCAAAAGGCAGCTGGGAAAACAGGATGTACTCTCAGACAGCTCTTTTCAGATCCAAAGAACAGGAGTTCAGTTGGAAGAATTAGGTACCAAGTTCATATACACTGAAGTGTGCAGACCAAAGAGATGCTTTTTGTTTTGACAGCGGACAGAAGCATTTGTGAAAGGTggcaagagaaaggagagaacttTCTTATGAAGTGTACAGATCTAAGAAATCAACAGGCAGATTTGGAGGAATGGAATTGGAGTTTTATGAAGTGGTGCTTAGAGCAGATCTACGATGGAAAAGGAGCCATTGGCAAGAGAAAACACAGACAAGCAAAGGGAATGGAAAAAGAAGGCAAATTGAAGTTGGTCCTGGGGATAATTTTTGTTagaccaggagacaggaagtctGTGTGAAGTCAAAACAGTTTCGATGCTATttggggaggaggagaagcaaaTCCAAGGGTGAGCTGGTGTAATCTTACTTCAAGGGCTGCCGGAAGTTTGAAAGTCTATTTCAGGAGGCAAAGAAGATACTATGTTTTATAATGTTTAGGGAGCTAGAGTTTTTTTAAGACAAGAAAACCTGAAAACTCCCTGACACTTGGGTCCTGGAGGAGCTGGTGATAAGAGGCCAGGACAGGCCTGGGTGGACAGGACAGACGCAGGTGAGATCATCCCCTGATTTAGTCTGAGAAAAAGAAGCAGGGATGAGGTCATACGTTCAGGGAAAGAAGGTGGCATGGTTAGTCGTTGGTAGAAAAAGGAGAATCTTCGGGAAAAGAGCCAGCAGTGAAAGATTGGGTGTTGAAAGCCTCCCGCAAAGGGGACCTCAGCCGGAGCCAAGGTCCTCAGGAGAGGCCTGACTAAGCCTGAAACTGTCGGTCTCAGGCGGTGCAGCCCTTGAGGGTGCATTGTTGACTGCTCGTCCTTGTAGTTTTGTGCTTTGTGGTTTCTCTATTTCTGGTACTTCCTAGGCTGGGTAGTCTGGGAGGCAGCCTGGTTTGCTCCTTTTCATACCTCTTTCCAACAGTATCTTTTGTTATTTCGTCTTCCATAGGTTcagttctgtttcttttgactTGGTTCCTCCCTAGGTTACTTTTCTTTGCCTCTGATTTATTCCCTAGCAGATGTGGGCACCCcagccagcagcagagaggggtgcagGGAAGCCACAGAGAAGTCCCTTCTGATGCCCCAAGGAACAAGCCGACCCCTTCCAACCTCCAGGAACACCACAAAGCAATATGAAACCTGTTCATGAGAGGAGTCAGGAATGCCTTCCACCAAAGAAACGAGACCTCCCCGTGACCAGCGAGGATATGGGGAGAactaccagctgctccactaaccACACACCCTCCAGCGATGCCTCTGAGTGGTCCCGAGGGGTTGTGGTGGCGGcggggcagagccaggcaggaACCAGAGTCAGCCTGGGAAGTGATGGAGCTGAGGCCATTACTGGTCTGACGGTGGACCAGTATGGCATGCTGTATAAGGTggctgtgccacctgccacattcTCACCGACTGGCCTCCCATCCATGGTAAACATGAGCCCTTTGCCCCCCACGTTTAATGTAGCGTCTTCACTGATCCAGCATCCTGGAATCCACTACCCCCCAATTCACTATGCTCAGCTCCCGTCCACCTCACTGCAGTTTATCGGGTCTCCTTATAGCCTTCCCTATGCTGTGCCACCAAGTTTCCTACCGagccctctcctttctccttctgccAACCTCACCACCTCTCATCTCCCACACTTTGTGCCATATGCCTCCCTCCTGGCAGAGGAAGCCGCTCCCTCGCCCCAGGCGTCATCCCCTGCCCACTCATTTAACAAAACCCCTTCTGCCACCTCCCCATCTGGGCAGTTGCCACATCATGCGAGTACGCAACCACTGGACCTCGCTCCAGGCCGGATGCCCATTTATTATCAGATGTCCAGGTTACCTGCTGGGTATACCTTGCATGAAACCCCTACAGCAGGTGCCAGCCCAGTTCCAGTTCTTACCCCTCAGGAGGGCCAGCCCACTCTGGAAACAGCTTCTGCCAATGGAGGACAGAGGCGAGAACGAAATTTATTAAGACGAGAAAGTGAAGCCCTCGAGTCCCCCAGCAGCAAGGGTGAAGGCCAAGGACTGGTGCCAGTGGCGGAGTGTGTGGTGGACGGACAGTTGTTTTCAGGTTCTCAGACTCCACGGGTGGAGGTGGTGGCGCCAGCACATCGAGGAACCCCAGACACGGATCTTGAGGTGCAGCGGGTAGTTGGCGCTTTAGCTTCTCAGGATTATCGCATGGTGGCAGCTCAGAGGAAGGATGAACCTAGCCCCCTTAACCTGTCCCATCATACCCCTGACCAGCAGGGTGAGGGGCGAGGGTTAGCCAAGAACCCTGCAGAGCTGACAGAGAAAAATCAGGCCCGTGGGCTCTATCCTCAATCCCATCAAGAAGCGGTGAAACATAGACCTTTACCCAAAGCAATGGTTGTAGCTAATGGCAACCTGGTGCCCACTGGAACTGACCCAGGCCTGCTGCCCGTGGGCTCGGAGATCCTGGTGGCATCAAGTCTGGACATGCAGGGCAGAGCCACCTTCCCAGACAAGGAGCCAACGCCACCCCCTGTTACCTCCTCCCACTTGCCCTCCCATTTCATGAAAGGCGCCATCATCCAGCTGGCTACAGGGGAGCTGAAGCGGGTGGAGGACCTCCAGACCCAGGATTTTGTGCGCAGTGCCGAAATGAGTGGGGGGCTGAAGATTGACTCCAGCACGGTTGTGGACATTCAGGAGAGCCAGTGGCCTGGATTTGTCATGCTGCATTTCGTGGTCGGTGAGCAGCAGAGCAAAGTGAGCATCGAGGTGCCTCCTGAGCACCCCTTCTTTGTATATGGCCAGGGTTGGtcctcctgcagccctgggcGGACTGCACAGCTCTTCTCTCTGCCCTGTCACCGGCTACAGGTGGGAGATGTCTGCATCTCTATCAGTTTACAGAGCTTGAACAGTAACTCAGTTTCTCAGGCCAGCTGCGCTCCGTCAGGCCAGCTGGGGCCCCGA
Coding sequences within it:
- the ATXN1L gene encoding ataxin-1-like; this translates as MKPVHERSQECLPPKKRDLPVTSEDMGRTTSCSTNHTPSSDASEWSRGVVVAAGQSQAGTRVSLGSDGAEAITGLTVDQYGMLYKVAVPPATFSPTGLPSMVNMSPLPPTFNVASSLIQHPGIHYPPIHYAQLPSTSLQFIGSPYSLPYAVPPSFLPSPLLSPSANLTTSHLPHFVPYASLLAEEAAPSPQASSPAHSFNKTPSATSPSGQLPHHASTQPLDLAPGRMPIYYQMSRLPAGYTLHETPTAGASPVPVLTPQEGQPTLETASANGGQRRERNLLRRESEALESPSSKGEGQGLVPVAECVVDGQLFSGSQTPRVEVVAPAHRGTPDTDLEVQRVVGALASQDYRMVAAQRKDEPSPLNLSHHTPDQQGEGRGLAKNPAELTEKNQARGLYPQSHQEAVKHRPLPKAMVVANGNLVPTGTDPGLLPVGSEILVASSLDMQGRATFPDKEPTPPPVTSSHLPSHFMKGAIIQLATGELKRVEDLQTQDFVRSAEMSGGLKIDSSTVVDIQESQWPGFVMLHFVVGEQQSKVSIEVPPEHPFFVYGQGWSSCSPGRTAQLFSLPCHRLQVGDVCISISLQSLNSNSVSQASCAPSGQLGPRERPERTVLGPRELCDSEGKSQPAGEGSRVVESSQAEPGAQACWPAPSFQRYSVQGEEARAALLRPSFIPQEVKLSIEGRSNAGK